In Mycobacterium sp. JS623, one genomic interval encodes:
- the rpsI gene encoding 30S ribosomal protein S9, with protein sequence MTETVEQTDDNVETTDAVVETEAAPREPVVIDRPIQTVGRRKEAVVRVRLVPGTGQFHLDGRTLEAYFPNKVHQQLIKAPLVTVDRLESFDIYAHLDGGGPSGQAGALRLAIARALILVQPEDRPALKKAGFLTRDPRAIERKKYGLKKARKAPQYSKR encoded by the coding sequence GTGACCGAGACCGTTGAGCAGACCGACGACAACGTTGAAACCACCGATGCCGTGGTCGAGACCGAGGCGGCCCCACGCGAGCCCGTCGTGATCGACCGTCCCATCCAGACCGTCGGCCGCCGCAAGGAGGCCGTGGTGCGGGTGCGCCTGGTGCCCGGCACCGGCCAGTTCCACCTGGACGGTCGCACCCTGGAGGCCTACTTCCCGAACAAGGTGCACCAGCAGCTGATCAAGGCTCCGCTGGTGACCGTAGACCGGCTGGAGAGCTTCGACATCTACGCCCACCTCGATGGCGGCGGCCCGTCCGGTCAGGCCGGCGCGCTGCGCCTGGCCATCGCCCGGGCGCTGATTCTGGTGCAGCCGGAGGACCGGCCCGCACTGAAGAAGGCCGGCTTCCTGACCCGCGACCCGCGGGCTATCGAGCGCAAGAAGTACGGGCTCAAGAAGGCCCGCAAGGCGCCTCAGTACAGCAAGCGCTGA